Within Peromyscus leucopus breed LL Stock chromosome 16_21, UCI_PerLeu_2.1, whole genome shotgun sequence, the genomic segment agatccacccatctcttcctccacagtgCAGGGATTAAGGACCTGAGGCACCATGACAGCACCCTAACTGCCCTTCTTATAAAAACAGTGTTTGTGGGTAAGTCTAGTCTACATCCCTAGTTCCCATAGGGTGgtggcatttattatttatttgataatagTTTAGAGCTTAGGGGGTAGAGGAAAACATGCTGAGCtcgttacatacatacatacatacatacatacatacatacaaatatacatacatatatatatatgtctgtgaagACAGCTAATGAAattggccatgaatttgaaagagatcaaggaggggTAGGTGATTGGGTTGGAATGGATGAAAGGAACGAGCTAAAATAGTGTAATTATATAATACTCCcccaaataagagaaataaagtcagaaaagggggtacatgcctttattcccaaccctggggaggcagagataggcagtcctgtgagtttgagcccagcctgcagAAATTCAAGATGCAGACAAGGTATTTCTCCTTCAGTGAAGTTTCACACCAACCATTATCAAGTCAACATTCTTTCTCCAGGCTGCAGTGCACGTCTCTAAATTCCAGTCTGAATGTTGTGTTATGTCAGCATCTAGGTGCATGGATGTTTGAAGcaacattgtaaaaatggccCGCTTATTACAGTGCAGCTTTTTCTGATGCTTGATCATCTCTGGCAAGTTACTGATTTCTCAGGGCTCAAGATTTATTAGGCATGATTTATAGCAATGGTAACCACCTTGGCCACgataatttccttttttctctttaactctctttgtttctttgtttgtttcatgatatataagactgggtctctctagtgtcggtctggctgtcctggaactcacagggtacctcctgactctgcctccgtagtgctaggattaaaggtgtgcgtctcCACCCAGCACTTCaagaaatgtttgtgtttgatagaaaaaaatagtgacaACAAGCTCTTGGGGAATATGTTGTCATTGTTCacatataatttcaatttttcGTTTTATTATtaagtgtttgtatgtttgtctatttgttttattgacttaatttttggtttttgagaaagaattgctctgtgtagcttagtGCCATTGCTggatcttgcactgtagaccaggctggcctcaaagtcacaaagatctgcctgcctctgcttcctgaggcctgTGATTAAATGTGTGCAGGACCACCCACTGCCACGCTGggttttttatctatttatttatttatttatttatttatttatttatttatttatttattgatagtTACACTCATGATAATAATTACATTCATAGTATTCatggattacattcacaatatgtattcaataattatatttatgatattcatgaattccattaatttattgatttaatacattcatgatattatttcTTGATTCTACTCTccatttgtgggacttttccctcacacaaaacagacattctgtacttaggaagtcattgctctttatttctttcttctacatcttgagataatgtctaatttttctgtctccatgatttgtatattctatatatgttaCCTTAAACAATTCAatagtgtttgtcctttttattttgaaggtaaaaaagattttatgtacAACAGTAGGAGAAATAATATAGATGgcatgaacataaaaacaggttatacttGAAAAGTCCAAGATTATTTTCAACAGTACAGTAATTTCTCGGTGGAATATAGTAAAtatgagcctggcagtggtgaaaacctttaatcccggtactcgGGAGACCAAGCCaggtgtatctttgtgagttccaggccagccaggtcagaACCCAAAAACGATATCAAGAATCAGGCCAAATATGTATGCGGGCATGCTGAAAGAGTCACCCAAGTCAGCTGTGGACAGGGTTTGGTTCTGGACGTGATGCAACATCTTTTCACCTAGGGAGAGAAAGTGGAACACTGGTAAAGTGAAGCTCAGGATGGGATCCAAGACTCCCTTGGGGACAGGATAGGGAAAGAATATAGCCAAGCCCAGGCCCAACCAACCAGTCATCTATTCATACCTCCCCAGGATCTTAGAGacctcaggaaaagaaaatggctgtAACCTAAAACTGTTTCCCTTAGAATGGACTTGGAGGAGCATCTGGATTCCCACAGTCCTGAGAGACTCAATCAGAATCTATGGTGCCATACAACTATTATCTGTCAGGAAGTCAACCCTCAAGGGCATATCTGTCAAAGTCACCTACCTCGGGCCTGGTGGTAAGCTTGCTGGCTCCCCACACTCCGAATCATATCCATCAACCACCGCTTTGCTCTGAGTGGTCCAACCACAGAGACTCGAGTCTGGCCTGAGGCTGTAAACCACCTCTCCAGTTGAATGAGGGTGTTGCTGTGTAGCTCGATGCTTCTGAGGTATACATCTTCATGGCCTGAACACACAAGATACAACAAAAGGATTTATAAGGCACTAGCACTATGTGAGGAGGCTGGATTTGGGTGGCAGTTACCTCCAAAATTAAAACCTGTTCTGAGTGAAGCTGTAAATAAAGACAGTGGATGTTGGAGAAGAGATAGAAGAACAGGGTGTGGCTGTCATGGTGGTCCACTCCTTTAATGCTGGCACTGAGAGCAAAGAGACAGACACATCCTTGTgaggtcaagggcagcctggattataaagctagttccaggccacacAGGGCTATATAGAGggacactatctcaaaaatcaaaagcaaaaatccAGCAAAATGTTTAAGAACCGGGCAAGGTACACACTCCGTCCTCCAGGAAAGCCCCTTAAGACAGAAGAAATAAGCAAGTTCTGGAAGTCCATCAAAATTGATCAGACCTCACCAAGTGCACTGAAGTAAACTGGGAGGTGatcaaacacacctttaatcccggcactctggaggcagaggcaggggatatcttgatctacagagcagattccaggacagccaaggctacacacagacaCTCTGTCTCACAATGACAAAACAAGAAGGGTAGGTAAGCAGTAAAGACTGTCAGTAGtcaggctgaggcagacagagctggggagaaacACAGTCCAACAAGTctgaaagaagcagagaccatctgagcccctgggaaagaTCACACAATGGCATGTTGAGTTGCTTGTGAGCTGTCCCCCATACTGGGTGGGCTTTAGTGGCACAGCTGtcttggagtcatttctgctcctgtgggTAACCCCTCACTACTACCCCCAAGGAGCCCCAATAAttctcattggttcaccaagttctACTGATGGCTTCCTTGGCTGGTATAGGTTCCCTCTCAGGGCTGAGTACATACTTgcccacatctccccaggaatggTGTCACACAACAACTAGGAATCTGGGACAGACTGCATAAAAGGAGAAGATAGGAAAACCATgaaagaggggaagaggacaTAGGAAAGGCCACCTACCAGATATGTGCTCTCCCTGGGCTTCATCTATGAATGTCACAAGTGGGTCATCAAAGTTTTCAGGCAATGTCCACCAGGCATTCTCGTTGAAACCATCTATATCCATCAAAAGATCCATTGCTCCCACTTCAGAATAAGGCAACTCCAAGCAGATGACTGTCCAATGTAGTTGTGAAGAAGGGCCCAGGTTCTGGCTAATATACTCCTCCTAAAACCCAGCCCTTGACCCACCTTAGGGTAAAGGATTCATCCCTAAGTTTCCCCTATTAATCCAGCCAATCAGCACTTGGCTTACTCTTTTAATACAGTGAGGTCATCACTAGTCCCAAGAATACTAATTTTCTTCTAGGTAATCTTAAAGGTGGGTGAGGAAGTCTCCGGAGTATCAACTAGAAAAGTAGCTGAGGTCCAAgtggtgttggtgcacgcctttaatcccagcacttgggaggcagaggcaggtggatctctgtgagttccaggccaccctgtgctaaagagtgagttccagggcaggctccaaagctacacagagaaaccctgtctcaaaacaccaaaaagaaaaagtggatgaGGGACAAATGTGCAGGAGCAGGAAGGTCCTTGGCGGGTGCTacctctgtttatttcttttttgttttatcttgtttccttggagagcaggtctctctacatagctctggctgtcctgggacttactATGTACATCAGGTTGGTCTcattctcacagagatccacccatctcttcctccacagtgCAGGGATTAAGGACCTGAGGCACCATGACAGCACCCTAACTGCCCTTCTTATAAAAACAGTGTTTGTGGGTAAGTCTAGTCTACATCCCTAGTTCCCATAGGGTGgtggcatttattatttatttgataatagTTTAGAGCTTAGGGGGTAGAGGAAAACATGCTGAGCtcgttacatacatacatacatacatacatacatacatacatacatacaaatatacatacatacatacatacaaatatacatacatatatatatatatatatgtctgtgaagACAGCTAATGAAattggccatgaatttgaaagagatcaaggagggaTAGGTGATTGGGTTGGAATGGATGAAAGGAAAGAGCTAAAATAGTGTAATTATATAATACTCCcccaaataagagaaataaagtcagaaaagggggtacatgcctttattcccaaccctggggaggcagagataggcagtcctgtgagtttgagcccagcctgcagAAATTCAAGATGCAGACAAGGTATTTCTCCTTCAGTGAAGTTTCACACCAACCATTATCAAGTCAACATTCTTTCTCCAGGCTGCAGTGCACGTCTCTAAATTCCAGTCTGAATGTTGTGTTATGTCAGCATCTAGGTGCATGGATGTTTGAAGcaacattgtaaaaatggccCGCTTATTATAGTGCAGCTTTTTCTGATGCTTGATCATCTCTGGCAAGTTAGTGATTTCTCAGGGCTCAAGATTTATCAGGCATGATTTATAGCAATGGTAACCACCTTGGCCACgataatttccttttttctctttaactctctttgtttctttgtttgtttcatgataTATAAGACTGGGTCTCTCTAGTGTCggtctggctgtcctagaactcacagggtacctcctgactctgcctccctagtgctaggattaaaggtgtgcgtctcCACCCAGAACTTCaagaaatgtttgtgtttgatagaaaaaaatagtgacaACAAGCTCTTGGGGAATATGTTGTCATTGTTCacatataatttcaatttttcGTTTTATTATtaagtgtttgtatgtttgtctatttgttttattgacttaatttttggtttttgagaaagaattgctctgtgtagcttagtGCCATTGCTggatcttgcactgtagaccaggctggcctcaaagtcacaaagatctgcctgcctctgcttcctgaggcctgTGATTAAATGTGTGCAGGACCACCCACTGCCAcgctgtttttttatttatttaattaattatttatttatttatttatttatttatttatttatttattgatagtTACACTCATGATAATAATTACATTCATAGTATTCatggattacattcacaatatgtattcaataattatatttatgatattcatgaattccattaatttattgatttaatacattcatgatattatttcTTGATTCTACTCTccatttgtgggacttttccctcacacaaaacagacattctgtacttaggaagtcattgctctttatttctttcttctacatcttgagataatgtctaatttttctgtctccatgatttgtatattctatatatgttaCCTTAAACAATTCAAtagtgtttgtccttttttttttgaaggtaaaaaagattttatgtacAACAGTAGGAGAAATAATATAGATGgcatgaacataaaaacaggttatacttGAAAAGCCCAAGATTATTTTCAACAGTACAGTAAATTCTCGGTGGAATATAGTAAAtatgagcctggcagtggtgaacaccttcaatcccagtactcgggagacaaAGCCAGGTGTATCTTAGTGAGGTCGAGGCCAGGCAGGTCAGAACCCAAAAATGATATCAAGAATCAGgccaagccgggcgttggtggcgcacgcctttaatcccagcactcgggaggcagagccaggcggatctctgtgagttcgaggccagcctgggctaccaagtgagctccaggaaaggcgcaaagctacacagagaaaccctgtctcgaaaaaccaaaaaaaaaaaaaagaaaaaaaaaagaaaagaaaaaaaaaaaagaatcaggccAAATATGTATGCGGGCATGCTGAAAGAGTCATCCAAGTCAGCTGTGGACAGGGTTTGGTTCTGGACGTGATGCAACATCTTTTCACCTAGGGAGAGAAAGTGGAACACTGGTAAAGTGAAGCTCAGGATGGGATCAAGACTCCTTGGGGACATGATAGGGGAAGAATACAGACAAGCCCAGGCCCACCCACCCAGGTCATCCATTCATACCTCCCCAGGATCTTAGAGAcctcaggaaatgaaaatggcTGTAACCTAAAACTGCTTCCCTTAGAATGGACTTGGAGGAGTATCTGGATTCCCACAGTCCTGAGAGACTCAATCAGAATCTATGGTGCCATACAACTATTTATTATCTGTCAGGCAGTCAACCCTCAAGGGCATATCTGTCAAAGTCACCTACCTCGGGCCTGGTGGTAAGCTTGCTGGCTCCCCACACTCCGAATCATATCCATCAACCACCGCTTTGCTCTGAGTGGTCCAACCACAGTGACTCGAGTCTGGCCTGAGGCTGTAAACCACCTCTCCAGTTGAATGAGGGTGTTGCTGTGTAGCTCGATGCTTCTGAGGTGTAAGTCTTCATGGCCtgaacacacaaaatacaaaaaaaggatTTATAAGGCAATAGAACTGTGTGAGGAGGCTGGAATTGTGTGGCAGTTACCTCCAAGATTAAAACCTGTTCTGAGTGAAGCTGTAAAAATATACAGTGGATGTTGGAGAAGAGGTAGAAAAACAGGGTGTGGCAGAAGAACAGGGTGTGGCTGTCATGGTGGTCCACTCCTTTAATGCTGGCACTGAGAGCAAAGAGACAGACACATCCTTGTgaggtcaagggcagcctggattataaagctagttccaggccacacAGGGCTATATAGAGggacactatctcaaaaatcaaaagcaaaaatccAGCAAAATGTTTAAGAACCGGGCAAGGTACACACTCCGTCCTCCAGGAAGCCCCTTAAGACAGAAGAAATAAGCAAGTTCTGGAAGTCCATCAAAATTGATCAGACCTCACCAAGTGCACTGAAGTAAACTGGGAGGTGatcaaacacacctttaatcccggcactctggaggcagaggcagggggatatcttgatctacagagcagattccaggacagccaaggctacacacagacactctgtctcacaatgacaaaacaaaaagggtAGGTAAGCAGTAAAGACTGTCAGAAGtcaggctgaggcagacagagctggggagaaacACAGTCCAACAAGTctgaaagaagcagagaccatctGAGCCCCTGGAGAGATCACACAATGGCATGTTGAGTTGCTTGTGAGCTGTCCCCATACTGGGTGGGCTTTAGTGACACAGCTGtcttggagtcatttctgctcctgtgggTAACCCTCACTACTACCCCAAGGAGCCCAATAAttctcattggttcaccaagttctACTGATGGCATTCCTTGGCTGGTATAGGTTCCCTCTCAGGGCTGAGTACATACTTGCCCACATCTCCCAGGAATGGTGTCACACAACAACTAGGAATCTGGGACAGACTGCATAAAAGGAGAAGATTGGAAAACCATgaaagaggggaagaggacaTAGGAAAGGCCACCTACCAAATATGTGCTCTTCCTGGGCTTCATCTATGAATGTCACAAGTGGGACATCAAAGTTTTCAGGCAATGTCCAGCAGGCATTCTCGTTGACACCATCTATATCCATCAAAAGATCCATTGCTCCACTTCAGAATAAGGCAACTCCAAGCAGATGACTGTCCAATGTAGCTGTGAAGAAGGGCCCAGGTTCTGGCTAATATACTCCTCCTAAAACCCAGCCCTTGACCCACCTTAGGGTAAAGGATTCATCCCTAAGTTTCCCTATTAATCCAGCCAATCAGCACTTGGCTTACTCTTTTAATACAGTGAGGTCATCACTAGTCCCAAGAATACTAATTTTCTTCTAGGTAATCTTAAAGGTGGGTGAGGAAGTCTCCGGAGTATCAACTAGAAAAGTAGCTGAGGTCCAAgtggtgttggtgcacgcctttaatccagcacttgggaggcagaggcaggtggatctctgtgagttccaggccaccctgtgctaaagagtgagttccagggcaggctccaaagctacacagagaaaccctgtctcaaaacaccaaaaagaaaaagtggatgaGGGACAAATGTGCAGGAGCAGGAAGGTCCTTGGCGGGTGCTacctctgtttatttcttttttgttttatcttgtttccttggagagcaggtctctctacatagctctggctgtcctgggacttactATGTACATCAGGTTGGTCTcattctcacagagatccacccatctcttcctccacagtgCAGGGATTAAGGACCTGAGGCACCATGACAGCACCCTAACTGCCCTTCTTATAAAAACAGTGTTTGTGGGTAAGTCTAGTCTACATCCCTAGTTCCCATAGGGTGgtggcatttattatttatttgataatagTTTAGAGCTTAGGGGGTAGAGGAAAACATGCTGAGCtcgttacatacatacatacatacatacatacatacatacaaatatacatacatacatacatacaaatatacatacttatatatatatgtatgtctgtgaagaCAGCTAATGAAattggccatgaatttgaaagagatcaaggagggaTAGGTGATTGGGTTGGAATGGATGAAAGGAACGAGCTAAAATAGTGTAATTATATAATACTCCcccaaataagagaaataaagtcagaaaagggggtacatgcctttattcccaaccctggggaggcagagataggcagtcctgtgagtttgagcccagcctgcagAAATTCAAGATGCAGACAAGGTATTTCTCCTTCAGTGAAGTTTCACACCAACCATTATCAAGTCAACATTCTTTCTCCAGGCTGCAGTGCACGTCTCTAAATTCCAGTCTGAATGTTGTGTTATGTCAGCATCTAGGTGCATGGATGTTTGAAGcaacattgtaaaaatggccCGCTTATTATAGTGCAGCTTTTTCTGATGCTTGATCATCTCTGGCAAGTTAGTGATTTCTCAGGGCTCAAGATTTATCAGGCATGATTTATAGCAATGGTAACCACCTTGGCCACgataatttccttttttctctttaactctctttgtttcttttttgtttcatgatATATAAGACTGGGTCTCTCTAGTGTCggtctggctgtcctagaactcacagggtacctcctgactctgcctccctagtgctaggattaaaggtgtgcgtctcCACCAGAACTTCaagaaatgtttgtgtttgatagaaaaaaatagtgacaACAAGCTCTTGGGGAATATGTTGTCATTGTTCacatataatttcaatttttcGTTTTATTATtaagtgtttgtatgtttgtctatttgttttattgacttaatttttggtttttgagaaagaattgctctgtgtagcttagtGCCATTGCTggatcttgcactgtagaccaggctggcctcaaagtcacaaagatctgcctgcctctgcttcctgaggcctgTGATTAAATGTGTGCAGGACCACCCACTGCCAcgctgtttttttatttatttaattatttaattatttatttatttatttatttatttatttattgatagtTACACTCATGATAATAATTACATTCATGGTATTCatggattacattcacaatatgtattcaattatatttatgatattcatgaattccattaatttattgatttaatacattcatgatattatttcTTGATTCTACTCTccatttgtgggacttttccctcacacaaaacagacattctgtacttaggaagtcattgctctttatttctttcttctacatcttgagataatgtctaatttttctgtctccatgatttgtatattctatatatgttaCCTTAAACAATTCAAtagtgtttgtcctttttttttgaaggtaaaaaagattttatgtacAACAGTAGGAGAAATAATATAGATGgcatgaacataaaaacaggttatacttGAAAAGCCCAAGATTATTTTCAACAGTACAGTAAATTCTCGGTGGAATATAGTAAAtatgagcctggcagtggtgaacaccttttaatcccagtactcgggagacaaAGCCAGGTGTATCTTAGTGAGGTCGAGGCCAGGCAGGTCAGAACCCAAAAATGATATCAAGAATCAGgccaagccgggcgttggtggcgcacgcctttaatcccagcactcgggaggcagagccaggcggatctctgtgagttcgaggccagcctgggctaccaagtgagctccaggaaaggcgcaaagctacacagagaaaccctgtctcgaaaaaccaaaaaaaaaaaaaaaaaagaaaaaaagaaaagaaaaaaaaaaaaagaatcaggccAAATATGTATGCGGGCATGCTGAAAGAGTCATCCAAGTCAGCTGTGGACAGGGTTTGGTTCTGGACGTGATGCAACATCTTTTCACCTAGGGAGAGAAAGTGGAACACTGGTAAAGTGAAGCTCAGGATGGGATCCAAGACTCCCTTGGGGACATGATAGGGGAAGAATACAGACAAGCCCAGGCCCACCCACCCAGGTCATCCATTCATACCTCCCCAGGATCTTAGAGacctcaggaaaagaaaatggctgtAACCTAAAACTGCTTCCCTTAGAATGGACTTGGAGGAGTATCTGGATTCCCACAGTCCTGAGAGACTCAATCAGAATCTATGGTGCCATACAACTATTTATTATCTGTCAGGCAGTCAACCCTCAAGGGCATATCTGTCAAAGTCACCTACCTCGGGCCTGGTGGTAAGCTTGCTGGCTCCCCACACTCCGAATCATATCCATCAACCACCGCTTTGCTCTGAGTGGTCCAACCACAGTGACTCGAGTCTGGCCTGAGGCTGTAAACCACCTCTCCAGTTGAATGAGGgtgttgctgtgtagctggatgctTCTGAGGTATAAGTCTTCATGGCCtgaacacacaaaatacaaaaaaaggatTTATAAGCCACAAGCACTATGTGAGGAGGCTGGATTTGGGTGGCAGTTACCTCCAAGATTAAAACCTGTTCTGAGTGAAGCTGTAAAAATATACAGTGGATGTTGGAGAAGAGGTAGAAAAACAGGGTGTGGCAGAAGAACAGGGTGTGGCTGTCATGGTGGTCCACTCCTTTAATGCTGGCACTGAGAGCAAAGAGACAGACACATCCTTGTgaggtcaagggcagcctggattataaagctagttccaggccacacAGGGCTATATAGAGggacactatctcaaaaatcaaaagcaaaaatccAGCAAAATGTTTAAGAACCGGGCAAGGTACACACTCCGTCCTCCAGGAAAGCCCTTAAGACAGAAGAAATAAGCAAGTTCTGGAAGTCCATCAAAATTGATCAGACCTCACCAAGTGCACTGAAGTAAACTGGGAGGTGatcaaacacacctttaatcccggcactctggaggcagaggcaggggatatcttgatctacagagcagattccaggacagccaaggctacacacagacactctgtctcacaatgacaaaacaaaaagggtAGGTAAGCAGTAAAGACTGTCAGAAGtcaggctgaggcagacagagctggggagaaacACAGTCCAACAAGTctgaaagaagcagagaccatctgagcccctgggaaagaTCACACAATGGCATGTTGAGTTGCTTGTGAGCTGTCCCCCATACTGGGTGGGCTTTAGTGACACAGCTGtcttggagtcatttctgctcctgtgggTAACCCCTCACTACTACCCCAAGGAGCCCCAATAAttctcattggttcaccaagttctACTGATGGCTTCCTGTGCTGGTATAGGTTCCCTCTCAGGGCTGAGTACATACTTGCCCACATCTCCCAGGAATGGTGTCACACAACAACTAGGAATCTGGGACAGACTGCATAAAAGGAGAAGATTGGAAAACCATgaaagaggggaagaggacaTAGGAAAGGCCACCTACCAAATATGTGCTCTTCCTGGGCTTCATCTATGAATGTCACAAGTGGGACATCAAAGTTTTCAGGCAATGTCCAGCAGGCATTCTCGTTGACACCATCTATATCCATCAAAAGATCCATTGCTCCCACTTCAGAATAAGGCAACTCCAAGCAGATGACTGTCCAATGTAGCTGTGAAGAAGGGCCCAGGTTCTGGCTAATATACTCCCTCCTAAAACCCAGCCCTTGACCCACCTTAGGGTAAAGGATTCATCCCTAAGTTTCCCCTATTAATCCAGCCAATCAGCACTTGGCTTACTCTTTTAATACAGTGAGGTCATCACTAGTCCCAAGAATACTAATTTTCTTCTAGGTAATCTTAAAGGTGGGTGAGGAAGTCTCCGGAGTATCAACTAGAAAAGTAGCTGAGGTCCAAgtggtgttggtgcacgcctttaatccagcacttgggaggcagaggcaggtggatctctgtgagttccaggccaccctgtgctaaagagtgagttccagggcaggctccaaagctacacagagaaaccctgtctcaaaacaccaaaaagaaaaagtggatgaGGGACAAATGTGCCGG encodes:
- the LOC114692363 gene encoding putative KHDC1-like protein produces the protein MDLLMDIDGVNENACWTLPENFDVPLVTFIDEAQEEHIFEILFLYFVCSGHEDLHLRSIELHSNTLIQLERWFTASGQTRVTVVGPLRAKRWLMDMIRSVGSQQAYHQARGEKMLHHVQNQTLSTADLDDSFSMPAYIFEMIKHQKKLHYNKRAIFTMLLQTSMHLDADITQHSDWNLETCTAAWRKNVDLIMVGVKLH
- the LOC114692362 gene encoding putative KHDC1-like protein: MDLLMDIDGFNENAWWTLPENFDDPLVTFIDEAQGEHISGHEDVYLRSIELHSNTLIQLERWFTASGQTRVSVVGPLRAKRWLMDMIRSVGSQQAYHQARGEKMLHHVQNQTLSTADLGDSFSMPAYIFGLILDIVFGF